TGGCGACGGCTGGCCCGCCGGCGGCCGCTACCGCGACAACCAGGGCTACTACTTCCGCGAGTCCCGGCGCGCGGAACTCGACGCCCGGCTGCCAGGCATCGGCGAGCACAGCGACACCTTCGTCTGCGACGAGGTCACCGACGAGCGCTTCGCGTACTACCTCGCCATCAACAACGTTCTCGGCCTCATCGGCGCTTTCGGCTCCCAGGGCCTGGCCGACGAACGGCTGTTGCTCGCCGCCTTCCGCCGCTTCCTCGACGACGTGGCCTCCGGCCCCGCGAGGCTGCGCACCACGCTGCCCGCCCGTCTGCTCGACTCTCCCGTCCTGCGGTGCAAGGCCAACCTGCTGACCCGCCTGCACGGCCTCGACGAACTCGTGGGCCCCGTGGACACCCAGTCCGTCTACGTCACCATCGCCAACCCCCTTCATCTCTGAGGACCATGCCCCACCCCACCTCCGGAGAGGAGCCTCGCCGTGCCTCCCGCCGACGCGAGTGCCAGCACAGGTACCGCCCCCGTCGCAGACATCGGTACAGCCCCGAGCCCCGGCACCGGTCAGAGCCGCACTGCCACCCGCCTCGGTTCGGACCAGGACAGCGAGAACACCCTGGACCTCCGCCTCCCCGACGAACTCCTCGCGCTCATCGAGAAGGAGCGGATCGACTCTCTCTCGGCAGGGGCCCGAGACGGCGGCATGGCAGCGCACGCCTTCGGCCCCTCCCCGGCCGACGACCTGCTCGACCGCGTCGCCGACTGGGGGCCGACCGCCACCCCCGTGGGCGTGTTCCACCTCGTCCCCGTCCGCGGCGAGCGGGATCTACCGCTCGTCAATCGTTGGATGAACGACCCCGCCGTCGCAGCCTTCTGGGACCTGGCCGGACCCCGGTCCGTCACGGAGGACCACCTGCGGTCGCAACTCAGCGACGACGGACGCAGCGTTCCGTGCCTAGGGGTGCTGGGGGGCACGCCCATGAGCTATTGGGAGATCTACCGGGCGGACCTCGATCCGCTGGCCCGCCGTTACCCCGCTCGACCGCACGACACCGGTATCCATCTCCTCATCGGAGATCTCGCCGACCGCGGGCGAGGGCTCGGCAGCGCTTTGCTGAGAGCCGTCGCCGATCTCGTGCTCGACAAGCGGTCTTCCTGTGCCCGCGTCGTCGCGGAACCCGACCTTCGCAACATCCCCTCCATCGCCGCCTTCCTGAGCGCCGGATTCCGCTTCTCCGCCGAGATCGACCTGCCCGCCAAGCGGGCCGCCCTCATGGTTCGGGACCGGCCCCTGCGCCCTCTGTTGTGACGCCACGTCGCGGCGTCATCACTTTTGGTACACCGCTCGAGCCGATCCGGTTCCCGCTCGCCCCAAAAGTTTTTTCAAGCCGAGTCGGCCCGGCCGTGACCGAGCCCGACCACTGCCGAAACCGAGCC
The nucleotide sequence above comes from Streptomyces sp. NL15-2K. Encoded proteins:
- a CDS encoding GNAT family N-acetyltransferase encodes the protein MPPADASASTGTAPVADIGTAPSPGTGQSRTATRLGSDQDSENTLDLRLPDELLALIEKERIDSLSAGARDGGMAAHAFGPSPADDLLDRVADWGPTATPVGVFHLVPVRGERDLPLVNRWMNDPAVAAFWDLAGPRSVTEDHLRSQLSDDGRSVPCLGVLGGTPMSYWEIYRADLDPLARRYPARPHDTGIHLLIGDLADRGRGLGSALLRAVADLVLDKRSSCARVVAEPDLRNIPSIAAFLSAGFRFSAEIDLPAKRAALMVRDRPLRPLL